GCGAACCCTTCCTGATGCGTGAACGCCTCGCACTGCACGATCTCCATGCCGAACGAGGAGAGCGCACCGGCCAGATCGGCGAACAGCCGGGCGTGGTCTGCGGCGGCGATCACCGCCTGCCACGCGCCGTCCGCGGCCGACAGCCGCACGGCCGCCCCTTCCGCGCGGGCTTTCTCCAGCAACGCAGCGTCCTGCTCGAAATCCTCCGGCGTGCGGCCCCAGCGGTAGCGCGCCGGCAGGCCGGCCAGCAGGGAGCGGGCCGCCGGGCTGAGGGAGTCCAGAAGCGCAGCGCCGTTCGAGGCCGGCTCGTCCAGCCCGCTTTCGAGCCGCGCGTGCAGCGTGCGGTACAGGCTGAAGAGCTGCGCAGCGCGCCAGGATGTCATGCGGCCCGCACCCACGGCGCTGATGTCGGCGTAGGTGAGCAGGGCAAGCAGCCGCAGCCGCTCTGCCGAGCCCAGCTCCCGGGCCAACCACTGCTGCACTTCTTCGGAGGCCACGTCGCGGGACTGCATCGCCTCGCTCAGCAGCAGATGTTTTCCGATCAGGAACAGAACGCCGGACTGCTCCTGCGGCGCAAAGCCTTCCCGCATCAGGAAGGCGCGGGCGATCGACAGCGATTCTTCCGCATGATCGCGCCCCGATCCTTTGCCGATGTCGTGCAGCAGGAGGGCCAGCCGCAGCAGCCACTGCTCGCGTCCGCACTCCTCCCACAATTCGGCGAAGAACCGCCGTGGCGGGGTCTTTTCCCGGGGCAGTTCCTCAAGCACCTCCAGCGCCACGTTCGTATGCTCGTCGACGGTGAAGCGGTGGTAGAAGTCCGGCACCACCAGATGATCGATGCGCCGCCACTCGGGCAGCGCCGCCGCCAGATGTCCGGTGGAGCGCATGGCCCGGACGGCGGCGGCTGCATGCGGGAGGCTGAGCAGTTCGCGCCAGAACTTTGCGCCCGCGGGGCGGTCGGCCCGCTGTTCTGTCCACCGCGCCGCGTGCTGCTCCAGCCGGCTTTCCGTTTCCCGCGAGGGAAGCAGCCCGTGCCGCGCGGTGAAGAGAAACAGCCGCAACGCCAGGTCCGGGTCCCGCTCAAGCTGGCCGGGATTGCGCAGGAAGACCAGGTTGCGCGACACCGTGAGATCGGCCGTCGACAGGCGGCTGCTGCGGTCGAACCAGACCGATAACCGGCTGCGGTCCTGCGACTCGAACTCCTCCATGGCGCGTTCGGCGGCGCGCATCACGGCTCCGGCGTTCCGGTACCAGGCGCGCATGAACGAGGCCGGATCGCGGGCGCCCAGAAGCCCGGCGCGGGCTGCTGCGTCCTGCGAGTCGAAATCGAGCACGTTGTTGTCGCGCCCGTGCGTGAGATGGAGAAAGATGCGCACCGCTGCGAGCGGCTCCAGCCAGCGATCCGGCGGCGCCGGCCGCTTCATCAGGGCAGCCAGCCACTCGGCGGTCTGCAGGTCGCGCAGTCCGCCGGGGCCTTCCTTCACGTCGGGTTCGAGGTGGAACACGGTCTGCTGGAAACGCGCATGCCGCGCACGGGAAGCCGTGCAGAGCAGGCGGGCGATTTCACCTTTCCGGCTGTCGAGAAAACGCCGCCACCGCGATCCGAATTCCCGGAACAGCCCCCCGTCACCGGCCAGGAAGCGGTGGTCGAGCAGAGAGAACGTCAGCTCGGGATTGCCCGGCTGCAGGCTGCAGCACTCCTCCACGGTGCGGACCGAATGAGACGCGCGCAGTCCCGCATCCCACAGCTTCCGCAGGAATTCCCCCGCCCGGTCCCGCTCCCGGATGGTGGCCAGAGGGCGCGCAGACAGCAGCAGCAGGTCGATGTCGGAGTGGGGAAAAAGCCTCCTGCGCCCGTAGCCCCCGACGGCGAGCAGCGCGGCGCCGGGGGCTTCCAGATGCCGAGCGAACGCTTCGCGGGCCAGCGCGTCCACGCTCCACGTCCGCTCTTCCAACAGAGTGGCGGCGGGTTCAGAGGGCATCCACGCCGCGGTCGTCATTGCGGATGCGCACGGCCTCCTCGACAGGCAGCACGAAGATCTTTCCGTCGCCGATCTTGCCCGTGCGGGCGGCGGCGGAGATGGTCGAGATGATTTCTTCCACGCGCTCGGCGCGGCAGAAGATCTCGATCTTGGCTTTCGGCAGCAGGTCCACCTGGTATTCGTGGCCGCGGTAGATCTCCTTGTGGCCCTTCTGGCGGCCGTGGCCGCGCACTTCGGTGATGGTCATGCCGTCGACGCCGATTTTTTTCAGGGCCTCCTTCACGTCCTCGAGTTTGAAGGGCTGGATGATGGCTTCGATCTTCTTCACTGGTGCACCTCTTCACTACGCCTCGAAACTGTAGCCTTCCTCGCCGTGCATCGAGAGGTCGAGCCCGTCGGTCTCGTGCTCCGGCGCGGCGCGCAGACCGCAGATCACGTCCGCGATCTTGAGGCAGATGTAGCTGCCCACCGCCGCCAGGACGACAGCCACGAGCGTTCCAAGCGCCTGGTTCAGGACCTGCATGGCGTTGCCGTCCACCAGCCCCAGCGGCGCCGGATTGCCGGCGGCATCTTTCAGCGCGTCGTTCACCGCATTGGTGGCGAACACGCCCGTCAGCAGCGCGCCCAGGGTGCCGCCCGCGCCATGCACGCCGAAGGCGTCGAGGGAATCATCGTACCCGAGCCGCATCTTGACGACGGCCACCATGGCATAGCAGAAGATCCCCGCCAGCACGCCGATCAGAAGCGCAGGCATCGGGAGGACGAACCCTGAAGCCGGGGTGATGGCCACGAGGCCGGCCACGCAGCCGGAGATCCCGCCGAGCACGGAGGGCTTGCCGGTGCGCATCCACTCCGCCGCCAGCCAGCCCGCCACGCCGCCCGCGGCGCCCAGATGCGTGGCGACGAACGCCGACGCGGCCAGCGGACCGGCGCCCAGCGCGGAGCCGGCGTTGAAGCCGAACCAGCCGAACCACAGCAGACACGCGCCTGCGAAGCTCAGCACCAGCGAGTGCGGCCGCATCGGCTCCTGCAGGTAGCCAGCGCGCGGCTTCAGGTACAGCGCGGCCACCAGCGCGGACACGCCCGACGTGATATGCACGACCGTGCCGCCCGCAAAATCAAAGCATGGGATCTTCCCGCCGGAAAAGGCGTTGAACAGCCCTCCCTTGCCCCACACCATGTGCGCCATCGGGAAATACACGACGAACAGCCACAGCGTCGTGTACAACACCATGCCGCTGAACTTGATCCTCTCCGCATAGGCGCCGGAGATCAGGGCGGGCGTGATGATGGCGAACATCATCTGGAACGCCATGAAGGTCAGGTGGGGCAGCGTGGCGGCGTAATCGGCGTTCGGCTCCATCCCCACGCCGCGGAGAAACGCATACTGCAGGCTGCCGATGAAGGCATTGCCCTCGCCGAAGGCCAGGCTGTAGCCCACCAGAGCCCAAAGCACGCTGGCCAGGGCCATCAGAACAAAACTGTGCATCATTGTTCCGAGCACGTTCTTGCGCCGCACAAGCCCGCCGTAGAACAGCGCCAGTCCCGGTCCGGTCATCAGCAGCACCAGCGCGCAACTGGCCATCATCCAGGCGTTGTCGGCGGAAAGCTGGGCCGCCGCCGCGGCCGATTCGGCCGCTTTCACGGCTTCTGACGGATCCTGGCCCGCCGCGGTGGCGGCCAGAAGCAGGAAAAGACTGAATCCGTACCTCATTGCGATTTCTCTGATCCTGTCGGGTGAATTTCCGGATCCGCGCCGGGCGCGAAACACTCCGCGGAGGGAGCGGTCCGCCGCGCGGGAAGCTTCCCGCCGCGCACGGATGCGCGCAGCCGCAGAAGCGTATCGGATGCTGCCCGGGAACCGAGCGGCCGACGGGGGCCGTCTACGTTGATGCTAAACCGCTGCCGCCCGGGAAATCCAACAGATAATTCTTCTCAGGCTCAATCAAAAAATGTATCGGAGCGGCCCCGGCGCCGCCGGGGCCGCGCTCCGCTACAATAGGAAAAGACACTCTGCGCAGGCCTGCTTCCGGCAGGCCTGCCCGTTGCGGCGGGCCGCAGCGAGACATCGATCAAGAAACCTGCTTCATGAACCTGTTCGAACAACCCTTCCTGGCGTTTCTTTCCGGCGCCGGGACAGCCGACCACCTGCCTCTGCAACTCCTGATCGTGTTCGGCTTCGCCAAGCTGCTGGCGGAAGCGGCGCAGCGGCTCCGCATGCCCGGCGTCGTCGGCGGGCTGCTGGCGGGCATCGTCATCGGCCCTTCCGGCTTCGGCTGGATTCACTATGATTCGCTGCTGCACGCCATGGCGGAGATGGGCGTGATGTTCCTGCTGTTCCAGGTCGGACTGGAAGTGCAGGCCTCGCAACTGGTCCGCGTGGGCAAAGTGGCGCTGCTGTCGGCCATGCTGGGCGTCGCTGTTCCGTTCATCATGGGCTGGGCCATCATGACCGCCGCCGGGCACCCGCAGATCGAGTCGATCTTCATGGGCGCCGCCATGGTGGCCACCAGCGTGGGCATCACCGCGCAGGTGCTGGCGGCGAAGGGCGTGCTGAGCCACCGCACGGCTCAGGTGATCCTGGCCGCTGCGGTGATCGATGACGTGCTGGGGCTGCTCGTGCTCGCCATCGTCTCCTCGATGGCGCGGGCGGGCGGGCTGGACTGGGCGGGGCTGGCCACGTCCACGATCGTCTCGATCGTCTTTGTTGCGGCTGTCGTCAAATTCGGTTCGCGCACCGCCGGGTTCGTCGTGCCGAAGCTGACGCGCAGCCTCAGGGTGGAGGAAGCCGAGTACGCCGTGGCGGTCACGTTCCTTTTCCTGATGGCGCTCCTGGCCACGTACTCCGGAGTCGCGGCGATCATCGGCGCCTTCCTTGCCGGCATGGCTCTGGCGGAGACAGCCTCGCACCACCTGCATACGCTGGTGCGCGGCGCCGGCGAACTGATGGTGCCGTTCTTCCTGGCTTCGATCGGCCTGCAGCTCGAGATGAGCGTCTTCCGCAGCTCGTCCACCGTTCTTCTGGCGGTGGTGATCCTGCTGGCGGCCGTGATCTCGAAGTGGATCGGTTGCGGGCTGGGCGCGGCCAGCCTGGGCTGGAAGGACGCCTCGCGCGTGGGCGCCGGCATGGTGCCGCGCGGCGAGGTCGGCATGGTGGTGGCGCAGGTGGGACTGAAAGCGGGCGCCATTACGCAGCCTGTGTATGGCGTGGCCGTGTTCATGGCTGTGATGACCACAATTCTCGCCCCGCCCGTGCTGAACCTTCTGTACAGGGACGTGCCCGCCGAGCCCCGGTCTTCCGCTCCCGGCGTGGAGCTCGGCTGAACGCGCAGCGGCTGAATTGGCCGTGGCGGGCGGCTCCGTGCGGCGCCGTCCGGTTCCTCTCCGATCAGAGGCGCACGACTGCCGCTGCGTGCGGCTGCGGGCCGACGGGAATCATCGTGAACAGCGGCGCCGTCTTGCGGCGGCGGGTGTCAACGGGAATTGCGGAGATGCGGATCACCGCCATGTCGCCGGAGCCGCGGTTGAGCACCAGCGCGAACTCCTGATCGGGCGTGATGAAGATCGCTCCCGGCTCGGCGCCCACGCCGGTCACCGACACCACGCGCTGCTCGGCGATGCTGAAGGTGGTCACCGAGCCCGCCTGCGGATTCGAGACGAACAGCAGCGGCGGCGCGGCGCTGGCCGCCATCTCGCCCGGCTTGCGCCCGCTCAGCGACGTCTGGGCGATTTCGCTGCGGTAGGGATAGGCGATCACGACGGAATCGCTTCCCTCGCCCGTGATGAAGAGCTGGCCGCCGTCGGCGCTGAAGCAGAAGCGCTGCGGCACGACCGCCAGCGGCAGCTTGACCATCACGTCGCGCGTGGCCGTATCGAGCAGGATCAGCTGGCGGCGGTCCATTCCTGCAGCGATCGCCATCCGCCCGTCAGACCGGAAACGCACAGTGCCCAGCCGGTCGTCCACCAGACGCGGAGGCAGAACCAGCCCCGAATCCAGCTGAACGAAAACCACCTCGCCCGCCTCCAGCGCAACACAGGCGCGCGGCTCGGCGCCCGAAACATCGAAGCTGACCGGTCTGCGCGGCAGAACCATCGCCGGGCGCGCCCGCAGCGGATCCAGATCCACGGGAATCATGGCTGGCGGCTCGGCCATCAGGCACCACAGCCGGCCGTGTTTGACGACCGCCGTCTGGGGCGCGCCGCCCAGCCGAAGCAGCGCCTCCTGCTGCAGGCTGGAGGCGTCGAACACCGCCAGCGTCCGCGCCTGCGGGCACAGGGCGTACACCTTGCCCCGCCGCGCCATCACGGTGGAAGCGGGCGATGGCAGGGGCAGGGCTCTTTCAAACGTGAACCGCAACAGGTCGACGGCGCCCAGCAGCGCTTCGCTCGAAGAGGCGACAAAAGCCCTGCCTGGAAACCCGCCCGCCGGTCCGCGCCGGCAGGACGCGCCCCAGCCGGCCAGGGTGGCAGCGAACGCACGCCGGTTCATCACAGGAACGCCGTTGTCTTGATGCCGGAAACTTCGATCGTCCGACCGCACCGCGGGTTCTTGCACCGCACTTTGTCGTCGATCAGCACCATGTAGCTTTGCGCTTTGGCGAACCTGGCCCGGTCCCGCTCGTCTGCGCCCGGCGGCAGGCGGTCTCTCTTGCGCCGGATCAGCCACTGCAGTTCATATTCCTCGACGGTGCGGCAATACGGGCAGTTCAGCCGCGCCGGCTTCTTCGTCTTCGACTCGCTGTAAAACA
This DNA window, taken from Bryobacteraceae bacterium, encodes the following:
- a CDS encoding ammonia channel protein produces the protein MRYGFSLFLLLAATAAGQDPSEAVKAAESAAAAAQLSADNAWMMASCALVLLMTGPGLALFYGGLVRRKNVLGTMMHSFVLMALASVLWALVGYSLAFGEGNAFIGSLQYAFLRGVGMEPNADYAATLPHLTFMAFQMMFAIITPALISGAYAERIKFSGMVLYTTLWLFVVYFPMAHMVWGKGGLFNAFSGGKIPCFDFAGGTVVHITSGVSALVAALYLKPRAGYLQEPMRPHSLVLSFAGACLLWFGWFGFNAGSALGAGPLAASAFVATHLGAAGGVAGWLAAEWMRTGKPSVLGGISGCVAGLVAITPASGFVLPMPALLIGVLAGIFCYAMVAVVKMRLGYDDSLDAFGVHGAGGTLGALLTGVFATNAVNDALKDAAGNPAPLGLVDGNAMQVLNQALGTLVAVVLAAVGSYICLKIADVICGLRAAPEHETDGLDLSMHGEEGYSFEA
- the glnB gene encoding nitrogen regulatory protein P-II, whose translation is MKKIEAIIQPFKLEDVKEALKKIGVDGMTITEVRGHGRQKGHKEIYRGHEYQVDLLPKAKIEIFCRAERVEEIISTISAAARTGKIGDGKIFVLPVEEAVRIRNDDRGVDAL
- a CDS encoding sodium:proton antiporter — protein: MNLFEQPFLAFLSGAGTADHLPLQLLIVFGFAKLLAEAAQRLRMPGVVGGLLAGIVIGPSGFGWIHYDSLLHAMAEMGVMFLLFQVGLEVQASQLVRVGKVALLSAMLGVAVPFIMGWAIMTAAGHPQIESIFMGAAMVATSVGITAQVLAAKGVLSHRTAQVILAAAVIDDVLGLLVLAIVSSMARAGGLDWAGLATSTIVSIVFVAAVVKFGSRTAGFVVPKLTRSLRVEEAEYAVAVTFLFLMALLATYSGVAAIIGAFLAGMALAETASHHLHTLVRGAGELMVPFFLASIGLQLEMSVFRSSSTVLLAVVILLAAVISKWIGCGLGAASLGWKDASRVGAGMVPRGEVGMVVAQVGLKAGAITQPVYGVAVFMAVMTTILAPPVLNLLYRDVPAEPRSSAPGVELG
- the glnD gene encoding bifunctional uridylyltransferase/uridylyl-removing enzyme — protein: MTTAAWMPSEPAATLLEERTWSVDALAREAFARHLEAPGAALLAVGGYGRRRLFPHSDIDLLLLSARPLATIRERDRAGEFLRKLWDAGLRASHSVRTVEECCSLQPGNPELTFSLLDHRFLAGDGGLFREFGSRWRRFLDSRKGEIARLLCTASRARHARFQQTVFHLEPDVKEGPGGLRDLQTAEWLAALMKRPAPPDRWLEPLAAVRIFLHLTHGRDNNVLDFDSQDAAARAGLLGARDPASFMRAWYRNAGAVMRAAERAMEEFESQDRSRLSVWFDRSSRLSTADLTVSRNLVFLRNPGQLERDPDLALRLFLFTARHGLLPSRETESRLEQHAARWTEQRADRPAGAKFWRELLSLPHAAAAVRAMRSTGHLAAALPEWRRIDHLVVPDFYHRFTVDEHTNVALEVLEELPREKTPPRRFFAELWEECGREQWLLRLALLLHDIGKGSGRDHAEESLSIARAFLMREGFAPQEQSGVLFLIGKHLLLSEAMQSRDVASEEVQQWLARELGSAERLRLLALLTYADISAVGAGRMTSWRAAQLFSLYRTLHARLESGLDEPASNGAALLDSLSPAARSLLAGLPARYRWGRTPEDFEQDAALLEKARAEGAAVRLSAADGAWQAVIAAADHARLFADLAGALSSFGMEIVQCEAFTHQEGFAVDAFRFADPHRTLELNPPEQERLMETLLRAALGRVSAAELLRRRAAPRLPARAAGMPPAITFFDDLSGHATVVEVVAQDRPALLHDLAAAISSEGCDIRLVLVDTRAHKAIDVFYVTRAGAPLGGEQREALRRALESACSAAPGRPR